From a region of the Lactuca sativa cultivar Salinas chromosome 4, Lsat_Salinas_v11, whole genome shotgun sequence genome:
- the LOC128133797 gene encoding uncharacterized protein LOC128133797: MIKHDIERKLIEQKVTFLNSLRSEWRAVVSTVKAHEQFKSYSLAKLVGILKSQEKIVLQEKNVVSSLGSLALLSKSKAVMEDEDLNLEEYNLTSEDYAMMVSNPKRFIKKRFPSNKNRNWQGSYSSEKVNNEPKVEEPKKEPKADGDSGVSCYYCGGKNHYAKDCVLKKMAEKDEEALMQKKLDEIRKKKSTANPSMNALIVQALVADDEFGGVEVWSTYSEDDEVRMPSHGKACVAKEESSGGRCLLVSEVSQMRGYNTDGGSNEPKEQEDMCFTAKPLSVQFNELDELIKKGIFEE, encoded by the exons atgatcaaacatgacattgaaaggaagcttatcgagcagaaggttacgtttctaAATAGTCTAAGatcagaatggagagcagtggtgtctacagttaaagcccatgagcagtttaaatcatattctttggcgaaactggtgggtattctcaagtcccaagagaagattgtgctgcaggaaaagaacgttgtttcaagcctaggttcgctggccctcttgtcaaaaagtaaagctgtgatggaggacgaagacctcaacctgGAGGAGTATAACCTCACGTcagaggattatgctatgatggtgtctaaccccaagaggttcattaagaagagattccccagcaacaaaaatcgaaactggcaggggagttatagttcagaaaaggttaacaatgaaccgaaggttgaagagcctaagaaggaaccgaaggcagatggtgattctggagtaagctgttactactgtggtgggaaaaatcactatgctaaggattgtgtcctcaaaaagatggctgaaaaggatgaggaagctttgatgcagaaaaagcttgatgagataaggaagaagaaatctaccgctaacccttccatgaatgctctaattgtgcaggctttggttgctgatgacgagttcggtggcgtggaagtctggtcaacctactccgaagacgatgaagtgaggatgccttcgcatggaaaggcctgtgtggctaaagaggagagcagtggaggcaggtgcttgttggtgtctgaagtatctcagatgaggggatacaacactgatggtggaagcaatgaaccgaaggagcaggaggatatgtgctttacagccaaaccgctcagcgtgcagttcaacgagctcgatgaactgatcaagaag ggcatctttgaagagtga